The bacterium region CTCAGCGCGTCGATATCTTTTATTACTATCAGGACGGCGTCAAAGAAAGCCGCGAACTGGCGGAAATTCTCCACAATACCATTGAAAAAAAGTATCACGCAGCCCAGCCGGGGCGCGGATACGACAGCTCCATCTCCACACGAAACCTGCACATGCTGTCCGCACTCAATCCGGCGACGGTCTATATCGAGCTCGGCAACATACGCAATCCCAAAGACCAGGAGCGTTTCATCATTCCGGATAATCGTCAGGCGGTGGCCAACTGGCTCTGCGAAGGTCTGCTGGAAGCGGTGCGCAAGAAGCACTAACCGCCTTCACGCCAGAGCCTGCAGAGCCGGTCACAGCCGGCGTTCTATTTGAAAAAGATCCGCCAGCTCTCCACACTACG contains the following coding sequences:
- a CDS encoding N-acetylmuramoyl-L-alanine amidase is translated as QRVDIFYYYQDGVKESRELAEILHNTIEKKYHAAQPGRGYDSSISTRNLHMLSALNPATVYIELGNIRNPKDQERFIIPDNRQAVANWLCEGLLEAVRKKH